A DNA window from uncultured Methanoregula sp. contains the following coding sequences:
- a CDS encoding superoxide dismutase, with translation MQDTRFYSLPKLPYGYAALAPQISEDQLRIHHVKHHQAYVNGANALFEKLDKARKENADLDMKATLRELSFHIGGFRLHNLFWENLAPAGKGGGGVPKGGLATVLDEEFGTFERFKKEFTQAAVSTEGSGWAVLTYCRKTGRPLIMQIEKHNMDVIPGFAILLVLDVWEHAYYLDYKNDRAKYVESFWEIVNWDAVAQRIDTWRK, from the coding sequence ATGCAAGACACCCGTTTTTATTCGCTGCCAAAACTGCCGTACGGCTACGCGGCGCTGGCACCCCAGATCTCTGAGGACCAGCTCCGGATTCACCACGTGAAACATCATCAGGCCTATGTCAATGGCGCAAATGCCCTTTTTGAAAAACTGGACAAGGCAAGGAAGGAGAACGCCGATCTCGACATGAAAGCAACGCTGCGGGAACTCTCGTTCCACATCGGAGGGTTCCGGCTCCACAACCTGTTCTGGGAGAACCTTGCTCCCGCGGGAAAAGGCGGCGGGGGAGTTCCCAAAGGAGGCCTCGCCACCGTACTGGATGAGGAGTTCGGGACATTCGAGAGGTTCAAGAAAGAGTTCACCCAGGCTGCCGTGAGCACCGAAGGTTCAGGGTGGGCTGTCCTCACCTATTGCCGGAAGACCGGCCGGCCTCTCATCATGCAGATCGAGAAGCACAATATGGACGTGATCCCCGGTTTTGCGATCCTTCTGGTCCTGGACGTCTGGGAGCATGCCTATTATCTCGATTACAAGAACGACCGGGCAAAATATGTGGAATCGTTCTGGGAGATCGTGAACTGGGATGCTGTTGCGCAGCGGATTGACACCTGGAGAAAATGA
- a CDS encoding MASE3 domain-containing protein, whose protein sequence is MIIVPLPAQPGSVRGLFHPVNLLHAAIAIAFLIVLYLISLENYILFHGIVELAGIAVAFSIFIIVWNTRRNINDTFFLIVGLSFLFIGGLDLLHTLAYKGMGVFYGNSSDLPTQLWIAARYFQSITFLVATLFIGRSITRDRKYDTGIIIAACTAACAILIASIFVWQNFPACFIEGSGLTPFKIASEYIISLILIATIAILYWKRDHFDPAVWKLLIAAQVFLILGELAFTSYASVYGFMNLLGHLFRLASVYFFYRVFVVVGLNRPYDLILRELRLEECHIQDSEKKYRTLFENMLEGFAYCRMIYDERGKPVDWEYLVVNRAFGKLTGLENVTGKRVLEVLPDIRTLTPDLFETYGRVAVTAKPETFEIDFKPLQMWLKVSVFSPEKGYFVAVFEDISKRKQAELALQKTTEELNQFFAVALDLLCIADTEGNFRKLNRAWETTLGYSLDELMKHRFLDLVHPDDVKITLDAIAQLKNHQTVIGFENRYRRSDGTYLWIEWRSFPSGNLIYAAARDITERKRAEEDLRNARDFYLKILDDFPNPVWRADVNAKCDYFNKDWLSFTGRTLEQELGDGWTEGVHPEDLDRCVKIYLDHFKARQPFEMEYRLRYHDGTYRWLIDSGKPLYSAGGIFIGYIGSCYDIQDRKLAEEALRQVNSKLNLLSSITRHDIRNQLLALNAYIGLSEESLDKPAELREFIRKEQKIADSITRQIDFTKDYENLGVKTPLWQNVNAVVRDAGTALPIRNIALETRCPNLEVFADPLLEKVFYNLIENTLRYGGEKLTAIHVTAHEGSGVLQLVYEDDGNGISADDKKQLFTKGFGKHTGLGLFLSREILSITGITITETGEPGKGVRFEMTIPEGVYRFAGSR, encoded by the coding sequence ATGATAATCGTCCCGTTGCCTGCACAGCCCGGATCGGTCCGGGGGCTCTTTCATCCGGTCAACCTGCTCCACGCAGCAATAGCCATAGCATTCCTGATCGTTTTGTATCTCATAAGTCTTGAGAACTACATCCTCTTTCACGGGATCGTTGAACTTGCGGGTATCGCCGTTGCCTTCTCCATCTTCATCATCGTCTGGAATACCCGCAGGAATATCAATGATACCTTTTTTCTGATTGTCGGGCTCTCGTTTCTCTTTATCGGGGGCCTCGATCTCCTCCATACCCTGGCGTACAAGGGAATGGGAGTGTTTTATGGGAACAGTTCTGATCTCCCCACCCAGCTCTGGATAGCAGCCCGGTATTTCCAGAGTATAACATTCCTTGTCGCAACTCTTTTCATCGGCCGATCGATCACCCGGGACCGGAAATATGATACCGGCATAATCATTGCAGCCTGCACGGCTGCCTGTGCTATTCTCATTGCCAGTATTTTTGTCTGGCAGAACTTCCCGGCATGTTTTATTGAGGGCAGCGGACTCACCCCGTTCAAGATCGCAAGCGAGTACATCATCTCGCTCATCCTGATTGCAACGATCGCGATCCTTTACTGGAAACGCGATCACTTCGATCCTGCGGTCTGGAAACTGCTCATCGCTGCCCAGGTGTTCCTCATCCTTGGGGAACTGGCCTTCACCTCGTACGCGAGTGTGTACGGGTTCATGAACCTGCTCGGGCATCTCTTCCGGCTTGCTTCGGTCTACTTCTTCTACCGGGTGTTCGTGGTTGTCGGCCTGAACCGGCCATACGACCTGATCCTGCGGGAACTCCGGCTGGAAGAATGCCACATACAGGACAGCGAGAAGAAATACCGGACCCTGTTTGAGAATATGCTGGAGGGGTTTGCCTACTGCCGGATGATCTATGATGAACGGGGAAAACCTGTTGACTGGGAGTACCTTGTAGTCAACCGGGCATTCGGGAAGCTGACGGGTCTTGAGAATGTTACCGGCAAACGGGTGCTCGAAGTACTACCGGATATCCGCACCCTCACTCCTGATCTCTTCGAAACGTACGGGCGCGTGGCCGTAACCGCCAAACCGGAAACATTCGAGATCGATTTCAAACCCCTGCAGATGTGGCTGAAGGTCTCGGTCTTCAGTCCCGAAAAGGGCTATTTTGTCGCGGTCTTTGAGGATATCTCCAAGCGCAAGCAGGCAGAGCTGGCCCTGCAAAAAACAACTGAGGAACTCAACCAGTTCTTTGCAGTTGCCCTCGATCTGCTCTGTATTGCCGACACAGAGGGAAATTTCCGCAAACTGAACCGGGCCTGGGAAACCACGCTGGGGTACTCCCTGGATGAACTGATGAAGCACCGGTTTTTAGATTTGGTGCATCCCGATGATGTAAAAATTACTCTTGACGCAATTGCCCAACTGAAAAACCATCAGACCGTGATCGGTTTTGAGAACCGGTACCGGCGCAGCGATGGCACGTATCTCTGGATCGAATGGCGCTCCTTTCCTTCCGGAAACCTGATCTATGCCGCAGCCCGGGATATTACCGAACGCAAACGGGCCGAGGAAGATCTGAGGAACGCCCGGGACTTCTACTTGAAAATCCTCGACGATTTCCCGAACCCGGTCTGGCGGGCGGATGTGAATGCCAAATGCGATTACTTCAACAAGGACTGGCTTTCGTTTACCGGTCGCACCCTTGAGCAGGAGCTGGGAGACGGATGGACTGAGGGCGTGCATCCGGAGGATCTGGACCGGTGCGTGAAGATCTATCTCGACCATTTCAAGGCACGACAACCGTTCGAGATGGAGTACCGGCTCCGGTACCATGACGGTACCTACCGCTGGCTTATCGACAGCGGTAAGCCCCTGTATTCTGCCGGTGGAATATTCATCGGTTATATCGGGTCCTGTTATGATATCCAGGATCGCAAACTTGCAGAAGAAGCACTCCGGCAGGTGAACAGCAAACTGAACCTGCTCTCCAGCATCACACGGCATGATATCAGGAACCAGCTGCTGGCGCTCAATGCCTATATCGGCCTTAGTGAAGAATCGCTGGATAAACCGGCTGAACTCCGGGAGTTTATCCGAAAAGAGCAGAAGATCGCAGACTCCATTACCCGGCAGATCGATTTCACCAAGGATTACGAGAACCTGGGTGTGAAAACCCCCCTCTGGCAGAATGTGAATGCAGTGGTCCGGGATGCGGGAACGGCGCTCCCGATCCGCAATATCGCTCTTGAGACCCGGTGCCCGAATCTTGAGGTGTTTGCCGATCCCCTGCTTGAAAAAGTGTTTTACAATCTCATTGAAAATACCCTGCGTTACGGCGGTGAGAAGCTAACCGCAATCCACGTTACTGCACACGAGGGCTCCGGGGTACTGCAGCTCGTTTATGAAGATGATGGCAACGGGATCAGTGCTGATGACAAAAAGCAGTTATTCACGAAAGGTTTTGGCAAGCACACGGGTCTTGGCCTCTTCCTTTCCCGTGAGATCCTGTCGATCACCGGGATCACCATCACCGAGACGGGCGAGCCGGGGAAAGGTGTGAGATTCGAGATGACGATCCCGGAAGGAGTATATCGTTTTGCCGGGAGCCGGTAA
- a CDS encoding PAS domain S-box protein, whose amino-acid sequence MASDVLLENESILRSFFDSAGVMRGIVEVIAEDDVLHITDNAVTASFLKLTPDDMRHRRGSDLGEPQDLLRMWVRQYTKSQKTKKPVTFEYLDTRGSPEAWLLVTVSYLGTPPRGNPRFAYVILDITDRKRAEAALHEEKKRTLAILEGIADTFYSLDEEWRFTLVNPTAEKAPFCRPAEDLLGKVIWDLYPDLVGTPIHRHYLDAAKKHSLEHYEAQSPLNGRWYEVFMQGRKGGVDVCMRDITDRRVAEKSLQESELRYRTVADFTLDWEFWIDPEGKFIYVSPSAEAILGIPIGGYATIRSLLSDVVFPDDLPSQLAHVEDELAGRGPFETTFRIVRPGGEVRWINHVCRPIHDPDGVFLGARGSNRDITERRTAEDALARSNMKLSEVLESIQDDFYVLDRDWKFVFVNRRFTSRIGKEPADFLGNCIWDMFPNYRGTILEENFRSAMEMRKTRRFEVSGKYTHGWYSITVFPSREGITVLETDITERRQTEDALRLSEEKYRTIVETTNEGIWIVDADRRTTFVNERMARMLGYSPEEMIGRSYRDFVDEESAAISDQITEERKKGISSSIEYRLQKKDKTDLWTFVNAQPLFDKNGNFTGSLSMISDITPWKMAEEAVRRSEAEHKIAVAVEAERHRFYGVLETLPVYVCLLDEDYRMPFANRYFREAFGDPKELRCYDALFGKNKPCTICETYTVMKTRSPHHWFWTGPNGRDYDIYDFPFTDTDGTFMILEMGIDITERKTAEAELKKANTYNRSLIEASLDPLVTINRDGIIGDVNEATIRVTGFSREELVGTDFSTYFTEPKKAKAGYETVFRDGSVTDYALEIRHRDGQVTPVLYNATVYRDADGKITAAFAAARDITERKKAEEALQKAHDLLEKRVKDRTLELVQSNTQLKEEISQRRLAETLVKKTVSELHAAIESTADGIYVVDRAGRIIRYNQNFASMWKIPEDLLQSGDDRRVSGYLRTLVKKPVAFEESDGHLPPKDRETYDMLELNDGRIFERYAKPQKMDSAVIGRVLSYRDVTDRRHAEEKLIASLQEKEILIREIHHRVKNNLQIISGLLNMTRLRTEDRATTEILTDMMMKIKTMAQIHTRLYESKHVDKITMGSQIQDQMADLSNIYGKSGPEITCEVDAEDLSLPVDQAIPCALVVNEALSNVFKHAFRGRTSGTVRVSARLENGRVHIRITDDGIGIPGDVDIDRATSLGLKLIRNLVQQLQGTLAIESTSFGTSVHVDFPLGEG is encoded by the coding sequence ATGGCTTCGGATGTCCTGCTGGAGAACGAATCCATCCTGCGCAGTTTTTTCGATTCCGCCGGAGTCATGCGGGGCATCGTAGAAGTGATTGCCGAGGACGATGTGCTGCATATCACGGACAATGCCGTGACCGCCTCTTTTCTCAAACTGACCCCGGACGATATGCGACACAGACGGGGCTCGGACCTGGGCGAACCCCAGGATCTTCTCCGGATGTGGGTACGCCAGTATACAAAAAGCCAGAAGACAAAAAAACCGGTAACCTTCGAATACCTGGACACGCGGGGAAGCCCGGAGGCCTGGCTTCTTGTAACGGTCAGTTACCTGGGAACGCCACCCCGCGGAAACCCCCGGTTCGCTTATGTGATTCTCGACATTACCGACCGGAAGCGGGCGGAAGCGGCACTGCACGAGGAGAAGAAGAGGACTCTCGCAATTCTTGAGGGTATTGCAGATACGTTCTATTCGCTGGACGAAGAATGGCGCTTTACCCTTGTGAATCCTACCGCCGAGAAGGCCCCATTCTGCAGGCCGGCAGAGGATCTGCTCGGCAAGGTTATCTGGGATCTTTATCCGGATCTCGTAGGAACCCCGATCCACCGGCATTATCTCGATGCCGCAAAGAAGCACAGCCTCGAACACTACGAAGCCCAGTCTCCCCTGAACGGGCGCTGGTACGAGGTCTTCATGCAGGGCCGGAAAGGCGGGGTCGATGTCTGCATGCGGGACATCACGGACCGGCGGGTTGCCGAGAAGTCTCTTCAGGAGAGCGAACTGAGGTACCGCACGGTAGCGGACTTCACCCTGGACTGGGAATTCTGGATCGATCCGGAAGGGAAATTCATCTATGTCTCGCCATCGGCCGAGGCCATTTTAGGAATCCCGATCGGAGGGTATGCGACCATCAGGTCTCTCCTCAGCGATGTCGTGTTCCCGGACGATCTTCCATCCCAGCTCGCGCACGTTGAAGACGAACTGGCTGGGCGCGGTCCCTTTGAGACGACATTCCGGATCGTAAGGCCTGGCGGGGAGGTGCGCTGGATAAACCATGTCTGCCGGCCGATTCATGATCCGGACGGGGTTTTCCTCGGGGCGCGGGGATCGAACCGGGATATCACGGAACGCCGTACAGCAGAAGATGCCCTGGCCCGCAGCAATATGAAATTGTCTGAAGTCCTGGAGAGCATCCAGGATGATTTTTATGTTCTTGACCGGGACTGGAAATTCGTTTTCGTGAATCGGAGATTCACATCGAGAATCGGAAAAGAGCCTGCAGATTTCCTGGGGAACTGTATCTGGGATATGTTCCCGAATTACCGGGGAACGATTCTGGAGGAGAACTTCCGTTCTGCAATGGAAATGCGAAAGACCCGCCGGTTCGAGGTCAGTGGAAAATATACCCATGGCTGGTACAGTATTACCGTTTTTCCTTCACGGGAGGGGATCACGGTTCTGGAGACGGATATTACCGAGCGCAGGCAGACAGAAGATGCACTCCGGCTCAGCGAGGAGAAATACCGGACCATTGTTGAGACAACGAACGAGGGGATCTGGATTGTCGATGCAGACCGCCGGACCACTTTTGTGAATGAGCGGATGGCCCGGATGCTCGGATACTCTCCTGAAGAGATGATCGGCCGGTCGTACCGGGATTTTGTTGACGAGGAATCGGCAGCAATCTCTGATCAGATCACCGAAGAGCGAAAGAAAGGCATCAGTTCTTCGATAGAATACCGGTTGCAGAAAAAAGACAAAACCGACCTGTGGACGTTTGTCAATGCCCAGCCCCTCTTTGATAAGAACGGAAATTTTACCGGTTCGCTTTCCATGATCTCGGATATTACCCCCTGGAAAATGGCCGAGGAGGCAGTGCGACGGAGTGAGGCAGAACATAAAATTGCTGTTGCAGTCGAGGCGGAGCGACACCGGTTCTATGGCGTTCTTGAAACTCTTCCGGTCTATGTATGTCTCCTCGATGAGGATTACCGGATGCCGTTTGCCAACCGGTATTTCCGCGAGGCTTTTGGCGATCCGAAAGAACTCCGGTGTTACGATGCCCTCTTTGGCAAAAATAAGCCCTGCACGATCTGCGAGACATATACGGTCATGAAAACCCGATCGCCCCATCACTGGTTCTGGACCGGCCCGAACGGGAGGGATTACGATATCTATGATTTCCCCTTCACCGATACCGACGGGACGTTCATGATCCTTGAGATGGGCATCGATATTACGGAACGGAAGACTGCTGAGGCAGAGCTCAAAAAAGCCAATACATATAACCGGAGTCTGATCGAGGCAAGCCTGGACCCTCTCGTGACAATCAACCGCGACGGCATAATCGGCGACGTCAACGAGGCAACGATCCGGGTCACCGGGTTCTCCCGGGAAGAACTCGTCGGGACCGATTTCTCAACCTATTTCACGGAACCAAAAAAGGCCAAGGCCGGGTATGAGACCGTTTTCCGCGATGGATCGGTTACCGATTACGCCCTGGAGATCCGGCACCGGGACGGGCAGGTGACCCCTGTCCTCTACAACGCAACCGTGTACCGGGATGCAGACGGGAAGATCACTGCGGCCTTTGCTGCAGCCCGGGACATCACCGAGCGAAAAAAGGCAGAAGAGGCACTCCAGAAAGCACACGATCTCCTGGAGAAACGGGTGAAAGACCGGACCCTGGAACTGGTGCAGTCCAACACCCAGCTCAAGGAAGAGATCTCCCAGCGCAGGCTGGCAGAAACCCTGGTGAAAAAAACGGTATCCGAACTGCATGCAGCCATTGAGTCCACCGCTGACGGGATTTACGTTGTTGACCGGGCCGGCAGGATCATCCGGTACAACCAGAATTTTGCATCCATGTGGAAGATCCCAGAAGATCTGCTCCAGAGCGGAGATGATCGCAGGGTGTCAGGATACTTAAGAACGCTTGTAAAAAAACCGGTTGCGTTTGAGGAGAGCGATGGACATCTTCCGCCCAAGGACCGCGAGACCTACGACATGCTGGAACTCAATGACGGCCGGATTTTTGAGAGGTATGCCAAACCCCAGAAAATGGATTCGGCCGTCATCGGCCGGGTGCTCAGTTACCGGGATGTTACCGACCGCCGTCATGCCGAGGAGAAACTGATTGCTTCCCTCCAGGAAAAGGAGATCCTGATTCGGGAGATCCATCACCGGGTCAAGAACAATCTCCAGATAATCTCCGGCCTCCTCAATATGACCAGGCTGAGAACCGAGGACCGGGCAACGACCGAGATCCTGACCGACATGATGATGAAGATCAAGACCATGGCGCAGATCCATACAAGGCTGTACGAGAGCAAACATGTTGACAAGATCACTATGGGCAGCCAGATCCAGGACCAGATGGCCGATCTCTCCAATATCTATGGCAAGTCCGGGCCGGAGATAACCTGCGAAGTGGATGCCGAGGATCTCAGTCTTCCGGTGGACCAGGCAATACCCTGCGCACTGGTGGTCAATGAAGCCTTGTCCAATGTATTCAAACATGCGTTCCGGGGACGCACGAGCGGGACGGTCAGGGTCTCTGCCCGGCTCGAAAACGGCAGGGTCCATATCCGGATAACGGATGACGGCATCGGTATTCCCGGGGATGTGGATATTGACCGGGCAACGAGTCTTGGTCTGAAACTGATCCGGAACCTTGTCCAGCAGCTGCAAGGAACGCTGGCAATCGAGAGCACGAGTTTTGGAACTTCTGTGCATGTTGACTTTCCGCTCGGGGAGGGGTGA
- a CDS encoding Rubrerythrin — protein sequence MPEFLNPFSGMVPERKMTTEELVRAVRLDIAGELEAIHGYMAHADATDNPLAKAVLVDIANEERVHVGELLRLLSILAVDEDDFLKKGTLEVDTLTASLALGQKSPQTAGETTIGSLKQS from the coding sequence ATGCCTGAATTTCTTAACCCGTTCAGCGGAATGGTCCCTGAACGAAAGATGACGACAGAAGAACTTGTACGGGCAGTCCGCCTGGATATCGCCGGGGAACTGGAAGCCATCCACGGGTATATGGCCCACGCCGATGCAACGGACAATCCGCTTGCAAAGGCAGTTCTTGTCGATATCGCGAACGAAGAACGTGTCCACGTAGGCGAACTCCTCCGGCTCCTGTCGATCCTGGCCGTTGACGAAGATGATTTCCTGAAAAAGGGGACTCTCGAAGTCGACACCCTGACAGCATCGCTGGCCTTGGGACAAAAATCCCCGCAGACCGCGGGTGAGACAACCATCGGATCCTTAAAACAATCCTAG
- a CDS encoding family 1 encapsulin nanocompartment shell protein, with amino-acid sequence MEKTYLGREDAPISDETWKLLDTAMIGAARSQLSGRRLVEIEGPFGFGLKVIPLSDCEIADGIASSPFIPVNLVTSSFFLSKRDLAASGKDGMLLDLDPVASAAMACAAKEDGIIFSGIQDTPGLLGAEGSGSLALSKWDKVGAAADQIISAVTILDDAGFHGPYCMGLAPAQYNLLLRRYPQGDGTELDHIRTILGGEVVKAPVLKKGGVLLASGRQYCSIVIGQDMSIGFNGPAGDAFEFSISESLALLIRAPEAICVLH; translated from the coding sequence ATGGAAAAAACATACCTGGGACGCGAAGACGCCCCCATCAGCGATGAAACCTGGAAACTGCTCGACACCGCAATGATTGGTGCAGCCAGGAGCCAGCTCTCCGGGCGGAGGCTTGTGGAGATCGAGGGCCCGTTCGGGTTCGGCCTCAAAGTGATCCCGCTCAGCGACTGCGAGATCGCAGATGGTATCGCAAGCAGCCCGTTCATCCCGGTTAACCTGGTGACAAGTTCGTTCTTCCTCAGCAAGCGGGATCTTGCTGCCAGCGGGAAAGACGGGATGCTTTTGGATCTGGACCCTGTCGCATCGGCTGCAATGGCCTGTGCAGCAAAAGAGGATGGTATCATCTTTTCCGGTATCCAGGACACCCCGGGCCTTCTGGGTGCTGAAGGATCGGGCTCGCTTGCTCTCTCGAAATGGGACAAGGTCGGTGCTGCAGCGGACCAGATCATCAGTGCCGTGACCATTCTTGACGATGCAGGTTTCCACGGCCCGTACTGCATGGGACTTGCTCCCGCCCAGTACAATCTTCTCCTGCGCCGGTACCCCCAGGGGGATGGCACCGAACTCGATCATATCCGGACCATTCTTGGAGGCGAGGTCGTGAAGGCCCCGGTCCTGAAAAAAGGAGGCGTCCTGCTCGCGTCCGGCCGCCAGTACTGTTCGATTGTTATCGGCCAGGACATGAGTATCGGGTTCAACGGCCCGGCCGGGGATGCCTTTGAATTCAGCATATCGGAGAGCCTTGCCCTCCTCATACGGGCACCTGAGGCAATCTGCGTACTTCATTGA
- a CDS encoding Hsp20/alpha crystallin family protein produces MKERKQQKDPTAFDPPIRQTDEGRYIHISIELPKIAEEQIRIDLEPATVIVSLYDTGDNDNGNTCKKSIRVPRGVRVFKKKFSNGVLEIILEKTAP; encoded by the coding sequence ATGAAAGAACGAAAACAACAAAAAGACCCCACTGCATTCGACCCACCGATCCGCCAAACTGACGAAGGCAGGTATATTCATATCAGTATCGAGCTTCCGAAAATTGCAGAAGAACAGATACGGATCGATCTGGAACCCGCAACCGTTATCGTATCCCTGTACGACACGGGAGATAACGATAATGGAAATACCTGCAAAAAATCTATCCGTGTCCCCCGGGGAGTCCGGGTTTTCAAAAAGAAATTTTCCAACGGGGTGCTGGAGATCATTCTGGAAAAAACAGCGCCCTGA
- a CDS encoding response regulator, which produces MSKILVVDDEAIITMELEEQLHAMGYTVVGMASSGEMAIENARRLLPDLILMDIVMPGKMNGIEAARIIGEELKIPVVFVTSYADDAIIEKAKQVGPYGYIIKPFNGLEIKAAIEVALFRKAAELDLRKDARATHRKSSTAGGDETGDGTGAEYVDLPEVKTILLKDIFTDLVLFLYADPSLKEPIFRFAIEAGLKKGGRNFFAYHRSALQKYFIKELDEKTLFMRRVKKGEIYLLPGILEKCTSSLPADTPAGTLQVLLDFSETEEFTDIITVKDLILAKKAQGVPLSGIIAVDMADIDHQQIKQLSDGIAKIIVSTGKETTLSFAHRSFPSDSVTAVPQATIDDVVKRSLEPVILSLLEKPISGFDIVHRIHSRYNVLIPQARVYTYLYELEKNGYLVMKLSGKSKLYSPTETGKKYIHNRLNEFKFVFRHILSDDDAVIPTSDKK; this is translated from the coding sequence ATGTCGAAGATTCTTGTTGTTGACGATGAGGCAATTATTACCATGGAGCTCGAAGAGCAGCTCCATGCCATGGGATATACGGTTGTGGGAATGGCATCTTCTGGTGAGATGGCGATCGAGAACGCACGCCGGCTGTTGCCGGATCTGATCCTGATGGATATCGTCATGCCGGGCAAGATGAACGGGATCGAAGCGGCCAGGATCATTGGCGAGGAACTGAAAATCCCGGTGGTCTTTGTCACATCCTATGCGGACGATGCCATTATCGAGAAAGCCAAACAGGTCGGGCCGTATGGGTACATTATCAAACCGTTCAACGGGCTGGAGATCAAGGCTGCCATCGAGGTTGCCCTGTTCCGGAAAGCAGCTGAACTGGATCTCCGGAAGGATGCCCGGGCAACCCATAGAAAAAGTTCCACGGCCGGGGGAGATGAGACCGGGGATGGGACCGGTGCGGAATATGTCGATCTCCCCGAGGTCAAGACGATCCTCTTAAAAGACATTTTTACCGATCTCGTCCTCTTCCTGTATGCCGATCCAAGCTTGAAAGAACCGATATTCCGGTTCGCCATCGAAGCCGGGTTGAAAAAAGGCGGGCGCAATTTCTTTGCCTATCACCGGTCAGCCCTGCAGAAATATTTCATAAAAGAGCTTGATGAAAAGACCCTGTTCATGCGACGGGTAAAAAAGGGCGAGATCTATCTCCTGCCAGGCATCCTCGAAAAGTGTACCTCGTCGTTACCCGCGGACACACCGGCCGGCACGCTCCAGGTGCTGCTTGATTTTTCCGAAACGGAAGAGTTCACCGATATCATCACGGTAAAAGATCTCATCCTTGCAAAAAAGGCCCAGGGAGTACCCCTGTCGGGCATCATCGCCGTTGATATGGCCGACATCGATCACCAGCAGATAAAGCAGCTCTCCGACGGCATTGCAAAGATCATCGTATCCACCGGCAAAGAGACCACGCTCTCCTTTGCCCACCGCTCGTTTCCCTCCGACTCGGTCACTGCGGTTCCCCAGGCCACCATCGACGATGTGGTGAAAAGATCCCTCGAACCCGTTATACTCTCGCTCCTGGAAAAACCTATATCCGGTTTTGATATTGTCCATCGGATTCACAGCCGGTACAATGTCCTCATTCCCCAGGCCAGGGTTTACACGTACCTCTACGAACTCGAGAAGAACGGGTATCTCGTAATGAAGCTTTCAGGAAAATCGAAACTGTACTCCCCGACAGAGACGGGGAAAAAATATATCCATAACCGGCTGAACGAGTTCAAGTTTGTTTTCCGGCATATCCTGTCAGATGACGATGCAGTTATCCCCACGTCCGATAAAAAATAA